In Centroberyx gerrardi isolate f3 chromosome 20, fCenGer3.hap1.cur.20231027, whole genome shotgun sequence, a genomic segment contains:
- the cox11 gene encoding cytochrome c oxidase assembly protein COX11, mitochondrial isoform X1, protein MLLPFLVRESLCCRNTSLLLSRCARSLRCDGSRGLHSQAQRFLWRRIPLRFNTQSRGVKSRKRQTKSQEEEWKTRNKTVLTYIAAAGVGMIGLSYAAVPLYRLYCQASGLGGTAVAGHDTDQVETMKRVKDRVIKITFNADTHASMQWNFRPQQTEIFVVPGETALAFYRAKNPTDKPVIGISTYNVVPFDAGQYFNKIQCFCFEEQRLNPQEEVDMPVFFYIDPEFDEDPRMARVDTITLSYTFFEAKEGQTLPLPGYSYN, encoded by the exons ATGCTGCTCCCCTTCCTGGTCCGAGAGTCCCTTTGCTGCCGTAACACCTCTCTGCTGTTGTCACGGTGCGCCCGGTCGCTCCGGTGCGACGGGTCGAGGGGTTTACACTCTCAGGCCCAGCGCTTCCTGTGGCGGAGGATCCCTCTGCGCTTCAACACACAGAGCCGGGGCGTCAAGAGCCGGAAGAGGCAGACCAAGagccaggaggaggagtggaagacGAGGAACAAGACGGTGCTGACGTACATCGCCGCCGCCGGCGTGGGGATGATCGGTCTGTCGTACGCCGCCGTGCCGCTCTACAGGCTCTACTGCCAG gcGTCGGGGCTGGGCGGCACGGCGGTGGCGGGACACGACACCGATCAGGTGGAGACGATGAAGCGGGTGAAGGACCGCGTCATCAAGATCACCTTCAACGCCGACACGCACGCCAGCATGCAGTGGAACTTCCGGCCGCAGCAGACGGAGATCTTC gtGGTACCAGGAGAGACAGCCCTGGCCTTCTACAGAGCCAAGAACCCCACAGATAAGCCGGTGATTGGCATCTCCACCTACAACGTTGTTCCCTTTGACGCGGGACAGTACTTCAACAAGATCCAG TGCTTCTGCTTCGAGGAGCAGCGTCTGAACCCTCAGGAGGAGGTCGACATGCCGGTGTTCTTCTACATCGACCCGGAGTTCGACGAGGACCCGAGGATGGCCCGGGTCGACACCATCACCCTGTCCTACACCTTCTTCGAGGCCAAGGAGGGTCAGACGCTCCCTCTGCCCGGATACAGCTACAACTGA
- the cox11 gene encoding cytochrome c oxidase assembly protein COX11, mitochondrial isoform X2 produces the protein MVDKVTETGSLCCRNTSLLLSRCARSLRCDGSRGLHSQAQRFLWRRIPLRFNTQSRGVKSRKRQTKSQEEEWKTRNKTVLTYIAAAGVGMIGLSYAAVPLYRLYCQASGLGGTAVAGHDTDQVETMKRVKDRVIKITFNADTHASMQWNFRPQQTEIFVVPGETALAFYRAKNPTDKPVIGISTYNVVPFDAGQYFNKIQCFCFEEQRLNPQEEVDMPVFFYIDPEFDEDPRMARVDTITLSYTFFEAKEGQTLPLPGYSYN, from the exons TCCCTTTGCTGCCGTAACACCTCTCTGCTGTTGTCACGGTGCGCCCGGTCGCTCCGGTGCGACGGGTCGAGGGGTTTACACTCTCAGGCCCAGCGCTTCCTGTGGCGGAGGATCCCTCTGCGCTTCAACACACAGAGCCGGGGCGTCAAGAGCCGGAAGAGGCAGACCAAGagccaggaggaggagtggaagacGAGGAACAAGACGGTGCTGACGTACATCGCCGCCGCCGGCGTGGGGATGATCGGTCTGTCGTACGCCGCCGTGCCGCTCTACAGGCTCTACTGCCAG gcGTCGGGGCTGGGCGGCACGGCGGTGGCGGGACACGACACCGATCAGGTGGAGACGATGAAGCGGGTGAAGGACCGCGTCATCAAGATCACCTTCAACGCCGACACGCACGCCAGCATGCAGTGGAACTTCCGGCCGCAGCAGACGGAGATCTTC gtGGTACCAGGAGAGACAGCCCTGGCCTTCTACAGAGCCAAGAACCCCACAGATAAGCCGGTGATTGGCATCTCCACCTACAACGTTGTTCCCTTTGACGCGGGACAGTACTTCAACAAGATCCAG TGCTTCTGCTTCGAGGAGCAGCGTCTGAACCCTCAGGAGGAGGTCGACATGCCGGTGTTCTTCTACATCGACCCGGAGTTCGACGAGGACCCGAGGATGGCCCGGGTCGACACCATCACCCTGTCCTACACCTTCTTCGAGGCCAAGGAGGGTCAGACGCTCCCTCTGCCCGGATACAGCTACAACTGA